Proteins encoded in a region of the Oncorhynchus clarkii lewisi isolate Uvic-CL-2024 chromosome 18, UVic_Ocla_1.0, whole genome shotgun sequence genome:
- the LOC139373393 gene encoding mediator of RNA polymerase II transcription subunit 30, translating into MATPLPQKGPGLAGMLSQQQQSHLPPGLGPGQPPMLPQGALREISPVFLCRIGQETVQDIVTRTMEIFQITRATQLPNGVTQSQAVYQDRFGKLQEHLRQLALLFRKLRLLYERCVEMTSDLQEEPSELVPYVREEMAPVRVEPCSPAVSQERQEVLEKMRQKNQEMKILMDQMRNLLWDVNAMLTLRK; encoded by the exons ATGGCTACACCCTTACCTCAAAAGGGGCCTGGTCTGGCTGGTATGCTCTCCCAGCAGCAGCAGTCCCACCTGCCCCCAGGCTTAGGCCCCGGCCAGCCTCCCATGCTCCCTCAGGGAGCCCTGAGAGAGATCTCCCCTGTGTTCCTCTGTCGAATCGGTCAGGAGACCGTCCAGGACATCGTCACACGCACCATGGAGATCTTCCAGATCACACGAGCCACACAG TTGCCTAACGGGGTGACCCAGAGCCAGGCTGTGTATCAGGACCGCTTCGGGAAACTCCAGGAGCACCTCCGTCAGCTCGCCCTGCTTTTTCGCAAGCTCCGCCTTCTCTACGAGCGCTGTGTTGagatgacctctgacctgcaGGAAGAACCCTCAGAG CTGGTGCCATATGTAAGGGAGGAGATGGCCCCTGTGAGAGTGGAGCCCTGCAGTCCGGCTGTAAGCCAGGAGAGACAAGAAGTGCTGGAG aagatgaggcagaaaaACCAGGAGATGAAGATTCTGATGGACCAGATGAGGAACCTGTTATGGGACGTCAACGCCATGCTGACACTCAGGAAATGA